The Veillonellaceae bacterium sequence ATCAACTCTAGCCGAGGCCGCGGTAATGGCGAAAGACCTGCGGCAGCAGATTAATCATCACAACCATTGCTACTACGTACTGGATAACCCGGAAATCACTGATGCTATATATGACAAGCTTGTCCGGCAGCTTATCGAACTAGAAAAGGCCTTTCCCGAATTAATAACCGCTGATTCGCCAACGCAAAGAGTTGGTGCAGCACCGGCAGCGGGATTTGAACGGGTAACTCATCTTACCCCCTTGAAAAGCCTAAGCAATGCATTTTCACGCGAGGAACTAATGGCATTCGATAGTAGGGTAAAGAGCGGTCTGGGAGTAGACAACATAGAATATGTTGTCGAACATAAAATAGATGGTTTAGCAATCAACCTAACTTATGAGAAGGGAATATTGGCGCGGGGCGCAACACGCGGCGACGGCATTGAGGGAGAAGATGTTACCGCCAATATTCGTACCATTCGCTCGGTTCCGCTTAGGCTTATAGCGAAGGATTTTGAGATCCCGGAACTATTAGAAGTCCGGGGTGAGGTGTATATGCCGCGCCAGGCATTTGAGCGCCTCAATCGCGAGCGTAAGGAGAAAGATGAGCCGCCGCTTGCTAATCCGCGCAACGCTGCGGCCGGATCGCTAAGGCAGCTCGACCCTCAAGCAACCGCTAACCGAGCGCTTGATGTCTTTATCTATGGTATTGGCGTAAGCGGTAACATTAAATTCGATACCCATGCCGAAATGCTGCGATACCTCGCTACTTTAGGGTTTAAAGTAAATCCGCACTACCAGGTGTTTGGCAGTATAGTTGAAGTTATCGACTATTGCGAAAGCTGGTCCGACAAGCGCAATGAACTGCCTTACGACATTGATGGCTTGGTAATAAAAGTAAATAACATGGCCTATCAACAAGCCCTAGGAGCAACTGCCAAAGACCCGCGTTGGGCAATCGCTTATAAATTTCCGGCAGAGCAGGCAACTACCGTAGTAGAAGATATTTTCGTAGGGGTAGGACGCACCGGTGCGCTAACCCCAACCGCCATTCTGCGCCCCGTTCGGCTGGCTGGCTCGGTAATCAGCCGGGCTACACTACATAATGAGGATTACATTCAGGAAAAGGATATCCGCGTTGGCGATACTGTCATAATTCATAAAGCCGGGGAAGTTATTCCTGAAGTAATAGCAGTTGTGAAAGAAAAGCGGACAGGTAAGGAGAAACCTTTCGTTATGCCGGGAATCTGCCCAGAATGCGGGAGCAGTGCTGTCCGTAAACCCGGTGAGGCGGCACATAAATGCATTAATCCGAGCTGTCCCGCCCTTAGGCGCGAAGGCTTAATTCATTTCGTGTCGCGCGATGCAATGAATATCGAAGGCTTAGGTCCGGCGGTTATAACTACGCTTTTGGATGCCGGATTATTAAATGATGCGGCGGATTTTTATAAGCTGACGGTAGAAGACTTAGTTAAACTAGAGCGGATGGGCCAAAAGTCGGCACAAAATCTTGTCGATGCTATTGATAAAAGTAAACAGGCAGGCTTAGCGCGAGTCTTATTTGGCCT is a genomic window containing:
- the ligA gene encoding NAD-dependent DNA ligase LigA, which encodes MVPSTLAEAAVMAKDLRQQINHHNHCYYVLDNPEITDAIYDKLVRQLIELEKAFPELITADSPTQRVGAAPAAGFERVTHLTPLKSLSNAFSREELMAFDSRVKSGLGVDNIEYVVEHKIDGLAINLTYEKGILARGATRGDGIEGEDVTANIRTIRSVPLRLIAKDFEIPELLEVRGEVYMPRQAFERLNRERKEKDEPPLANPRNAAAGSLRQLDPQATANRALDVFIYGIGVSGNIKFDTHAEMLRYLATLGFKVNPHYQVFGSIVEVIDYCESWSDKRNELPYDIDGLVIKVNNMAYQQALGATAKDPRWAIAYKFPAEQATTVVEDIFVGVGRTGALTPTAILRPVRLAGSVISRATLHNEDYIQEKDIRVGDTVIIHKAGEVIPEVIAVVKEKRTGKEKPFVMPGICPECGSSAVRKPGEAAHKCINPSCPALRREGLIHFVSRDAMNIEGLGPAVITTLLDAGLLNDAADFYKLTVEDLVKLERMGQKSAQNLVDAIDKSKQAGLARVLFGLGIRYVGVKAAGIIARHFGTIDAVMRASLDELMKLDEIGGKIAESVVGYFTSTDNLELVERLKQFRVRMTEDKPTNQGEQLFAGLTFVLTGTLVGMTRAEATDLIESLGGKVSGSVSKKTSYVVVGAEAGSKLEKARQLGVAVLTEEQFKDLAQSNLHH